Proteins from one Elgaria multicarinata webbii isolate HBS135686 ecotype San Diego chromosome 3, rElgMul1.1.pri, whole genome shotgun sequence genomic window:
- the LOC134396786 gene encoding spindle and kinetochore-associated protein 1-like, giving the protein MATADLNGITFHINTKISTIKKSLQLRKIDEEPSLKTVLSKIVHEMFLLNNFLNQLELECHHQERQQNQLKELEESLEKDYNEAQHLMENIPIHLPKAILNSAVGLTVKNEEQHRDVEADRAKKPAKEAKCIKEAPFITAEEFEAVPAYMRGRLTYNQVNAVIQEINKAVVSKYKIMRQPAKSMSSAARNLYFRFQAEETKDTKGEFFIMEADIEEFRQLKADKRFHSVLTILRHCQRLREIRSSYLVRFAVC; this is encoded by the coding sequence ATGGCTACTGCGGATTTAAACGGCATAACCTTTCACATCAACACCAAGATTTCAACTATCAAAAAGTCACTTCAGTTGAGAAAGATAGACGAGGAACCCTCTTTGAAGACAGTGCTCAGTAAGATCGTCCACGAAATGTTTCTCTTAAACAACTTCCTGAATCAGCTGGAGTTGGAATGCCACCATCAGGAGAGGCAGCAGAATCAACTCAAGGAGCTCGAAGAATCTCTGGAGAAGGACTATAATGAAGCCCAGCATCTCATGGAAAATATACCCATCCACCTGCCCAAAGCAATTCTGAACAGCGCTGTGGGCTTAACAGTGAAGAATGAGGAGCAGCATAGAGATGTGGAGGCTGACCGTGCAAAGAAGCCGGCCAAAGAAGCCAAGTGCATTAAAGAGGCGCCCTTTATCACGGCAGAGGAATTTGAGGCTGTCCCTGCGTACATGCGAGGCCGCCTAACCTATAACCAAGTGAATGCAGTGATTCAAGAAATCAACAAGGCAGTGGTTAGCAAGTACAAGATCATGCGCCAGCCTGCTAAATCCATGTCTAGCGCTGCCAGGAACCTCTACTTCAGATTCCAGGCAGAAGAAACCAAGGATACGAAAGGCGAGTTCTTTATCATGGAGGCTGATATTGAAGAGTTCAGGCAACTGAAGGCGGACAAACGTTTCCACAGCGTCCTGACCATCCTACGGCACTGCCAGAGACTGCGAGAGATCCGCAGCTCGTATCTTGTTCGCTTTGCCGTCTGCTGA
- the AMIGO3 gene encoding amphoterin-induced protein 3, which produces MEHKVSSSHLGIGAPHSAFSLASGDQLPQNEVRERKSPDDLAHNEKVGINRKMEQENYNEYWTILLWQLGSMLLAIQGELHHYMMNVLTLATFIWKLLGQLLVFFELCVQGSTLNHFSTLMRCPEVCICTADLLSCAKKNLQQVPVTLPPTATTLDLSHNAIVQLDDHWLTALPRLQTLQISHNQISNITRQAFYNASSLVHLDISSNWLHTVEEYYFEGLVNLKELLLYNNKIVQVDENAFVQLTSLRKVYLSWNRLTKFPFESIQRLEYPYLRTLDLSANNLSSIPVQVVSALPVYIRNGLYLHNNPVRCDCSLHLMLQDWKHRGFSSVQDFKEEHICKAYANVPLSLINTFKYTKYFGDCSWSQNNLGIQKMRCLVGESLIMDCNTSLHDDSTTTYRWVSPRHELFRYPEHSDKTHQPFENGSLKITNTNLSHSGVYVCIAISALQNISQTHEVNVTVQYPKLVEPFNTALTTLLGCVVSLVLVLMYLYLTPCRCSKCCKKPASPPQDCSAQSSILSTTPPATDGPNRKSSANRHVVFLEPIKEAQNGKVKLAVSEDFPDAKKPKLLQLKLDTESISSVFSDPPIISYEARVQSPADA; this is translated from the exons ATGGAGCACAaggtttccagcagtcatctgGGTATTGGAGCCCCCCACTCCGCCTTCTCcctggcttctggcgaccaattgCCACAGAACGAGGTCAGAGAACGGAAGAGCCCGGATGACCTTGCTCAcaatgaaaaagtcggg atAAACCGCAAAATGGAGCAGGAGAATTACAATGAGTACTGGACAA TATTACTTTGGCAGCTTGGTTCCATGCTGCTGGCAATACAGGGTGAACTCCACCATTACATGATGAACGTGCTGACACTGGCTACATTTATTTGGAAACTCCTCGGGCAGCTGCTTGTATTCTTTGAACTGTGTGTTCAAGGTAGCACCTTAAACCATTTCTCCACTCTCATGAGATGCCCTGAGGTTTGCATTTGTACTGCTGATCTCTTGAGTTGTGCCAAGAAGAATCTTCAGCAAGTCCCTGTCACACTGCCTCCCACAGCCACCACCTTGGATCTCAGCCACAACGCCATTGTTCAGCTTGACGACCACTGGCTGACTGCCTTGCCACGCCTCCAAACCCTTCAGATCAGCCACAACCAGATCAGCAACATCACCCGACAAGCGTTCTACAATGCCAGTTCCCTTGTACACCTGGACATTTCCTCCAACTGGCTGCACACTGTGGAAGAGTACTACTTTGAAGGCCTTGTGAACTTGAAAGAGCTCTTGCTGTACAATAACAAAATTGTACAAGTAGATGAAAATGCTTTTGTCCAGCTAACCAGTTTGCGAAAGGTCTATCTAAGTTGGAACAGGCTAACTAAATTTCCATTTGAATCCATTCAAAGACTTGAATATCCTTATCTGAGGACCCTGGATCTTTCTGCCAACAACCTAAGCAGCATTCCTGTTCAAGTAGTATCAGCCTTGCCTGTGTACATTCGGAATGGCCTATATctccacaacaatcctgtgagatgtGACTGCTCTCTCCATCTCATGCTCCAGGACTGGAAGCATCGAGGATTCAGTTCCGTCCAGGATTTCAAAGAAGAGCACATTTGCAAAGCCTATGCCAATGTGCCTCTCTCCTTGATCAACACTTTCAAGTACACCAAGTATTTTGGAGATTGTTCCTGGAGCCAAAACAATCTAGGCATTCAAAAGATGCGCTGCCTAGTGGGAGAATCCTTAATAATGGACTGCAACACAAGCCTCCATGATGACAGTACAACCACCTATAGGTGGGTCTCTCCCCGCCATGAATTATTCAGGTATCCTGAGCATAGTGATAAGACACATCAACCTTTCGAAAATGGAAGCTTAAAGATCACAAACACCAACCTTTCGCATTCTGGTGTTTATGTGTGCATAGCGATCAGCGCACTCCAAAATATCAGCCAGACACATGAAGTCAATGTCACAGTCCAGTACCCCAAATTAGTTGAGCCTTTCAATACTGCCCTCACAACCCTCTTAGGGTGTGTTGTAAGCTTGGTATTAGTCCTTATGTACTTGTACCTCACGCCATGTCGCTGTTCCAAGTGCTGCAAGAAGCCTGCAAGTCCTCCCCAAGACTGCAGCGCCCAATCGTCTATCCTCAGTACCACCCCACCGGCCACAGATGGGCCAAATCGCAAGAGCAGCGCAAACAGGCATGTTGTTTTCCTGGAGCCCATCAAGGAGGCCCAGAATGGCAAGGTCAAGCTGGCTGTCAGTGAGGACTTTCCTGACGCCAAAAAACccaagctcctgcagcttaagcTGGACACCGAATCCATCAGTTCAGTCTTTTCTGACCCTCCCATCATATCTTATGAGGCACGAGTACAGTCGCCGGCAGATGCATAG